One Actinomycetota bacterium genomic window, GAGAGCGCGTTCGACACCGTGCCGTTCATCGTGACCCAGTGCGAGGTGCCCGGGCCCGATACTCCGGCGACCTCTCCTGCCGACTGCGCGAAACCGACGGACTTCCAGGTCGCCCTCAATACGAAAGCCGTCGCTCCGACGAAGTCCAATAACCTGGCGAAGCCGTCCAAGTTCGTGAGCTCCGGACTCCTCGGCGACCCGTCGGCCAGCTTCACGTTCGATGCCGCGAAGCGGGGCACGTACACGCTGATCTGCCTGGTGCATGGGCCGGAGATGACGTTGACGGTGAGGATCAGGTAGCCGGACTCCTCAGGGGGGTCCGTCCCGGGCGGCGCGTAGGATGCCCGGATGGACCCCCGGGCGTTCCTGGGCACCCTGGCGGCCGACGTGGACGTGTCCGGCTCGCTCGTGCACGTGGAAAGGCTTCCCGCCCGCGGTCCTGAGCTGCTGCCCTTCGGCGATCTCCCCCAGCTGGTCCGGGACCGGCTGGCGCTGCTCGGGATCGACGGCCTGTATCCGCACCAGCGGCGGGCGCTCGACCTGGTCACCGGCGGCGGCAACGTGATCGCGGCGACCGGGACCGCTTCCGGCAAGACGCTGGTCTACAACCTGGCCTTCGCGGCGCGGGCCGTGGCCGACCCCAAGGCGACGGCGCTGTACCTGTTCCCGACCAAGGCGCTGGCCCGCGACCAGCTGCGGCAGGTGCGGGCCCTGAAGCTGCCCCAGATCCGGGCGGCCGTGTACGACGGCGACACGCCCTCCGCCGAGCGCCCATTGATCCGGCGGAACGCGAACCTCGTGATGTCGAACCCCGACATGCTGCACGCGAGCATGCTGCCCGACCACGCCCGGTGGGCCGACTTCTTCCTTCGCCTGGCCTACGTCGTGGTGGACGAGGCCCACGTCGCCCGTGGGGTGTTCGGGTCGCACGTGGCCATGGTGCTGCGGCGGTTGCGCCGGCTGGTGGCCCGCTATGGCGGCGACCCTCGGTTCGTGCTGGCCTCGGCCACCATCGGGAACCCGGCCGAGCTGGCGGAGCGGCTGGTCGGGCTGCCGTTCTCAGAGGTCGCCGACGACGTCTCGCCCCGCGGCGAGAAGCTCTTCGCCCTGTGGAACCCGCCCATCGTGGACGAGGAATCGGGAACCCGGCGGGGCGCGGTGTCGGAGTCGGCCTGGCTGCTGGGGCGGCTAGTGGAGGCGGGCGTGCGCACCATCGCGTTCGCCCGCTCCCGCCGGGCCGCGGAGCTGCTGGCGGAATTCGCCCGGCGCGAGGTTCCCGGCGGCCTGCGATCGAGGATCAAGGCCTACCGGGCGGGCTACCTTCCCGAGGAGCGCCGCCGGCTGGAGCGGGCCCTCGCGGAGGGTGAGCTGGTCGCCGTGGCGGCGACCTCCGCGCTCGAGCTGGGGATCGACGTGGGCTCGCTCGACGCCGCCGTGCTGGCCGGGTACCCGGGCACGCGTGCCTCCATGTGGCAGCAGGCCGGAAGAGCCGGGCGCCGCGAGGAGGGCTCGCTGGCCGTGCTGGTGGCCCAGGACGACCCCCTGGACCAGTACCTGGTGGCCCACCCGGCCGACCTGTTCCAGCGCCCTCCCGAGGCCGCGGTCATCGACCCGACGAACCCGTACATCCTGGAGCCCCACCTGGCCTGCGCGGCCCGCGAGCAGCCCCTGGCCGAGGAGGAGCTGGCCTTCTTCGGGCCGGCAGCGGAGGCGGCCGTCGCCCGGCTGGAGGAACGGGGCGAGCTGGTCCGCCGGCGGGGCACGCTGCACCACCGCGGCCAGCAGTCGCCCCACCGCCGCGTCGACATCCGGTCGGCCAGCGGCGGCCAGGTCACCATCGTGCTGGAGGACACGGGCGAGATCATCGGGACGGCCGACGAGAGCCGGGCCCACTTCACCATCCACACCGGCGCGATCTACCTCCACCAGGGGGAGCAGCTCGAGGTGTCCCTGCTGGACCTGGAACGGGGCGTGGCGCTGGTGAAGCCCTCCGACGCCGACTACTACACGCAGTCCCGCGACGTCACCGACATCCGGGTCGTGCAGGTGCTGGACGAGGACGAGCTTGGGGAGACGCCCATGCTGTTCGGCGACGTCTCGGTGACCCGGCAGGTCACGGGGTTCGTCCGCAAGCTCCACGTGACCGGCGAGATCGTGGACGAACAGCCCCTCGCGCTCCCGCCGCAGACGTTGGTCACCAAGGCGGTGTGGTGGGCCGTCCCGAACGTGGTCATCGCCCGGGCGGGGGTCCGGGCGGCCGACCTCCCGGGCGCGGCCCACGCCGCGGAGCACGCCGCGATCGGCCTCCTGCCCCTCATCGCCACGTGCGATCGCTGGGACGTGGGCGGAGTCTCGACGCCGTTCCATCCCGACACCGGTGGGTGCGCGATCTTCATCTACGACGGGTACCCCGGCGGGGCGGGGATCGTGGAACGGGGGTTCCTGGCCGGGCGGCGGCTCCTCCAGGCCACCCTGGAAACGGTCCGGGACTGCCCGTGCTCGCGAGGGTGCCCGTCCTGCGTGCAGTCGCCCAAGTGCGGGAACGGCAACGAGCCGCTTGACAAGGCGGGCGCGGTCGCGCTGCTGGCCGCCATCCTGGGCCAGGCGTGGGGATGAGCCCGCCGGCGGAACCTCCCGTCTACGTCGCCGTGTGTGGGCCCGGCGTCGCCTCCGCCGAGGAGGAGGCCTGGGCCGAGGAGGTGGGGCGTCTCCTGGCCCGGGAGGGTGCCGTCGTCGTGTGTGGCGGCATGACCGGCGTGATGGACGCCGTGGCCAGAGGGGCCGCCGAGGAGGGCGGCGTCAGCATCGGCATCCTCCCGACCCCCGACCGGGCCGGCGCCAGCGCGCACCTGACCTACTCCATCCCCACCGGCCTGGCCGAGGCCCGCAACGTCCTGGTGGCCCGGGCCGCCGACGTGCTGATCGCGATCTCGGGTGAGTTCGGGACCCTGTCGGAGATCGCATTCGCGCTCAAGTTCGGCGTGCCGGTGGTGGGACTGTCCACCTGGGAGCTTCATCGCCGAGCCCAAATCGTCCAGGCCTACCCCACGGCGGCGACACCGGCCGAAGCCGTACGCGAAGCGCTCCGCCTGGCCCCGGGAGCGACGCCTAGCTGAGCGCAGCGCAGAAGGCGAGGTCTTGCACGAATGGACCGGCGACCGAGAACGTTCCGTCAGCATTGATCGAGAACGTGCCGGCGTTGAGGAGCACGACCCCGCTTCCCGGCAGCGTCACCCTGAATCCCAGGCCGGCGATGTGCAGCGAGGTGAGATCGCCGGTGGACGGATCGAACATGGCGATGACGGGGCCAGCTCCGGGGCTTTTGAGCGTCTTTCCGTTGGCAGAGAAGGTCAAGGAGATGACCCCGGTCTGGATCGCCTCGACCAGACGGCCCTGGGCGTCGGTGAAGTCGGTCTCTTGATTGATGCCCTCCACATGGAAGACCACGGGGAACTCACACAGGCCCGTGATCGTGACCGTCTTCGAGAAGGGCCCGCTGGTGTGGATGACCGACGCCGCGGCCGGGGTCGAAGCAGCTGCTGCAACCAGCAACGCCACCCCAAGCAACACGGCCACCCCGAGAACCCGACGGCTCGTCGCATTCGCCTCGTCCATCTTCGCCTCCTCTTCTCGCCCCCGCCGGTCGAGCCCGCCGGGACATCTGTTTCCCGATGGTTCATGGATGCTCGAGGAGCGGCTGCGCTTAGCCTGAATCCACCGGAGAACCTGGCTAACCAGGGGGTCGAACGAGGAAAAAGGTGCCTCTGACCTGGGAGAATGGGCG contains:
- a CDS encoding DEAD/DEAH box helicase, with the translated sequence MDPRAFLGTLAADVDVSGSLVHVERLPARGPELLPFGDLPQLVRDRLALLGIDGLYPHQRRALDLVTGGGNVIAATGTASGKTLVYNLAFAARAVADPKATALYLFPTKALARDQLRQVRALKLPQIRAAVYDGDTPSAERPLIRRNANLVMSNPDMLHASMLPDHARWADFFLRLAYVVVDEAHVARGVFGSHVAMVLRRLRRLVARYGGDPRFVLASATIGNPAELAERLVGLPFSEVADDVSPRGEKLFALWNPPIVDEESGTRRGAVSESAWLLGRLVEAGVRTIAFARSRRAAELLAEFARREVPGGLRSRIKAYRAGYLPEERRRLERALAEGELVAVAATSALELGIDVGSLDAAVLAGYPGTRASMWQQAGRAGRREEGSLAVLVAQDDPLDQYLVAHPADLFQRPPEAAVIDPTNPYILEPHLACAAREQPLAEEELAFFGPAAEAAVARLEERGELVRRRGTLHHRGQQSPHRRVDIRSASGGQVTIVLEDTGEIIGTADESRAHFTIHTGAIYLHQGEQLEVSLLDLERGVALVKPSDADYYTQSRDVTDIRVVQVLDEDELGETPMLFGDVSVTRQVTGFVRKLHVTGEIVDEQPLALPPQTLVTKAVWWAVPNVVIARAGVRAADLPGAAHAAEHAAIGLLPLIATCDRWDVGGVSTPFHPDTGGCAIFIYDGYPGGAGIVERGFLAGRRLLQATLETVRDCPCSRGCPSCVQSPKCGNGNEPLDKAGAVALLAAILGQAWG
- a CDS encoding TIGR00725 family protein, which translates into the protein MSPPAEPPVYVAVCGPGVASAEEEAWAEEVGRLLAREGAVVVCGGMTGVMDAVARGAAEEGGVSIGILPTPDRAGASAHLTYSIPTGLAEARNVLVARAADVLIAISGEFGTLSEIAFALKFGVPVVGLSTWELHRRAQIVQAYPTAATPAEAVREALRLAPGATPS